Proteins from a single region of Abyssalbus ytuae:
- a CDS encoding YceI family protein — protein sequence MKNKFLALTLTVVTGLATVSFTNIKDNKKQVDVSKSKITWKGYKVTGSHEGTISLKEGYLIFDENKLTGGEFIADMTTISSTDLEGEWKDKLDGHLKAEDFFGIENHPVTKLVFTNVKSTGKNSYQVTADLTIKKTTKPVTFNLSVYGSKATASLKIDRTEYGLKYGSGSFFDNLGDKTIYDEFDLVVDLQF from the coding sequence ATGAAAAACAAATTTTTAGCACTTACTCTAACAGTTGTTACAGGATTAGCAACCGTTTCATTTACAAACATTAAGGACAATAAAAAACAAGTAGACGTTTCCAAAAGCAAAATCACCTGGAAAGGCTACAAAGTTACCGGTTCACATGAAGGCACTATTAGCCTTAAAGAAGGATATTTAATATTTGATGAAAATAAACTAACCGGAGGCGAATTTATTGCAGATATGACTACCATAAGCTCTACCGACCTTGAAGGTGAATGGAAAGACAAATTGGATGGCCATCTTAAAGCCGAAGACTTTTTTGGAATAGAAAACCACCCTGTCACAAAACTGGTTTTTACCAATGTAAAATCCACTGGTAAAAATTCATATCAGGTTACTGCCGATTTAACTATTAAAAAGACAACTAAACCTGTCACTTTCAATCTTTCTGTATACGGAAGCAAGGCTACTGCATCATTAAAAATTGACAGAACAGAATACGGACTAAAATATGGATCCGGAAGTTTTTTTGATAATCTAGGAGATAAAACTATTTATGATGAATTTGATCTTGTAGTAGACCTGCAATTCTAA
- the trpD gene encoding anthranilate phosphoribosyltransferase, translated as MKKILNRLINHETISKEEAKNVLVNISAGEYNSSQIAAFLTVYMMRSITIEELEGFRDALLNLCIAINLKDYNTIDLCGTGGDGKDTFNISTLASFVTAGAGIHVAKHGNYGVSSKCGSSNVMEYLGIKFSNDESFLKKSMEKAGICILHAPLFHPAMKNVAPIRRELAVKTFFNMLGPMVNPAFPQNQMVGVFNLELARMYGYLYQNTNKNYTIVHALDGYDEISLTGQTKAIRNNAEQMLSPEDFGVKSHSQSDITGGNTIEESAGIFMKVLSGNGTNPQNNVVCANAGIAIATVKNITPKEGFEIAKETLLSGKGLEALKKLQELSK; from the coding sequence ATGAAAAAAATACTAAACAGGCTTATCAACCACGAAACAATTTCCAAAGAAGAAGCAAAAAATGTATTGGTAAATATTTCCGCAGGCGAATATAACTCCAGTCAGATAGCCGCTTTCCTTACAGTATATATGATGCGGAGTATCACCATAGAAGAACTGGAAGGATTCCGGGATGCCTTACTCAATCTTTGCATAGCTATAAACCTAAAAGATTACAACACCATAGACCTTTGCGGCACAGGAGGAGACGGCAAAGACACATTCAACATATCCACATTGGCATCCTTTGTTACTGCCGGAGCCGGAATTCATGTAGCCAAACACGGTAACTACGGAGTATCATCAAAATGCGGATCCAGTAATGTGATGGAATATTTAGGAATTAAATTTTCCAATGACGAAAGCTTTTTAAAAAAATCCATGGAAAAAGCCGGTATTTGCATCTTACACGCTCCCCTTTTCCACCCCGCCATGAAAAATGTAGCTCCCATACGAAGGGAACTGGCCGTAAAAACATTTTTTAATATGCTTGGCCCAATGGTAAATCCTGCATTTCCGCAAAACCAGATGGTAGGTGTTTTTAATTTGGAACTGGCAAGAATGTATGGCTATCTTTATCAAAATACCAATAAAAACTATACAATTGTACATGCGCTGGACGGTTATGATGAAATTTCTTTAACCGGACAAACCAAAGCAATAAGAAACAACGCCGAGCAAATGCTAAGCCCGGAAGATTTTGGAGTAAAATCCCATTCACAAAGTGATATCACAGGAGGCAACACTATTGAAGAATCCGCCGGAATATTTATGAAAGTCCTTAGCGGTAATGGTACCAACCCCCAAAACAATGTAGTATGCGCCAATGCAGGCATAGCAATTGCAACTGTAAAAAATATCACCCCGAAAGAAGGCTTTGAAATTGCAAAAGAAACCTTACTTTCAGGAAAAGGATTAGAAGCTTTAAAAAAATTACAGGAACTGAGTAAATAA
- a CDS encoding anthranilate synthase component II, whose product MKKILVIDNYDSFTYNLVHYLEDLGCEVTVKRNDQLTLEEVEPFQKIVLSPGPGIPDEAGLLKPIIKKYAPTKSIFGVCLGQQAIGEVFGGKLINIDTVYHGVATKVKVTENDILFKDLPKEFEVGRYHSWVVSPQLPEVLIATSFDENGQVMSLRHKEYDVSGVQYHPESVLTPYGKKILENWLNS is encoded by the coding sequence ATGAAAAAAATATTAGTCATAGACAATTACGACAGTTTTACTTACAATCTGGTACACTATCTGGAAGATCTCGGTTGTGAAGTTACTGTAAAAAGAAACGATCAGCTAACATTGGAAGAAGTTGAACCATTTCAGAAAATAGTACTCTCACCCGGGCCCGGAATACCGGACGAAGCAGGCTTGCTAAAACCCATCATAAAAAAATATGCCCCCACCAAAAGCATTTTTGGCGTATGCCTGGGGCAACAAGCCATAGGAGAAGTTTTCGGAGGTAAACTAATCAACATAGATACTGTATATCATGGTGTAGCTACCAAGGTAAAAGTAACCGAAAATGATATACTTTTTAAAGACCTTCCCAAAGAGTTTGAAGTAGGACGCTACCATAGTTGGGTAGTATCTCCGCAATTACCCGAAGTGCTGATTGCCACATCTTTTGATGAAAACGGACAAGTAATGTCGTTACGCCATAAAGAATATGATGTAAGCGGAGTCCAATACCATCCCGAATCCGTTTTAACTCCATATGGCAAAAAAATACTGGAGAATTGGTTAAACTCATAA
- the trpB gene encoding tryptophan synthase subunit beta — protein MSYHVNKKGYYGEYGGAYIPEMLYPNVEELRQKYLEIMNETSFKEEFNQLLKDYVGRPSPLYFAKRLSEKHNAKIYLKREDLNHTGAHKINNTIGQILMAKRLGKKRIIAETGAGQHGVATATVCALMGMQCIVYMGEIDITRQAPNVARMKMLGAEVRPALSGSRTLKDATNEAIRDWINNPVDTHYIIGSAIGPHPYPDMVTRFQSVISEEIKWQLKEKEGSENPDYVVACIGGGSNAAGTFYHYLDVPEVGIIAVEAAGKGINSGESAATSVLGKTGIIHGCKTLLMQTQDGQITEPYSISAGLDYPGVGPMHSHLYTSGRGEFYSATDDEAMVAGLELAQLEGIIPAIESAHALAIFEHKKFKKDDVVVISLSGRGDKDLDTYIKYFKL, from the coding sequence ATGAGTTACCACGTCAACAAAAAAGGATATTACGGTGAATACGGCGGAGCCTACATTCCCGAAATGCTATATCCTAATGTAGAAGAACTACGACAAAAATATCTGGAAATAATGAACGAAACTTCTTTTAAAGAAGAATTCAATCAGTTGTTAAAAGATTATGTAGGCCGCCCTTCCCCACTCTATTTTGCCAAACGCCTTTCTGAAAAACACAACGCAAAAATCTATTTAAAAAGAGAAGACCTCAACCATACCGGTGCTCATAAAATAAACAACACTATTGGCCAGATTTTAATGGCAAAACGACTCGGTAAAAAAAGAATCATTGCCGAAACCGGTGCAGGACAACACGGTGTTGCAACAGCTACTGTTTGTGCCCTCATGGGTATGCAATGTATTGTATATATGGGCGAAATAGATATTACCCGCCAGGCACCAAACGTCGCACGGATGAAAATGCTCGGAGCCGAGGTGCGTCCGGCCCTGTCAGGCAGCCGTACCCTCAAGGACGCTACCAACGAAGCCATTCGCGACTGGATTAATAATCCTGTAGACACCCATTACATTATCGGCTCTGCCATAGGCCCCCATCCCTACCCCGATATGGTAACCAGGTTTCAAAGTGTAATCTCCGAAGAAATAAAATGGCAACTCAAAGAAAAAGAAGGTAGCGAAAATCCTGATTATGTTGTAGCCTGTATAGGAGGTGGCAGCAATGCAGCAGGCACATTCTATCATTACCTCGATGTTCCTGAAGTAGGTATTATTGCTGTGGAAGCCGCCGGAAAAGGAATAAACTCCGGTGAAAGTGCAGCTACCTCAGTCTTAGGCAAAACCGGGATCATACACGGATGTAAAACCCTGCTAATGCAAACTCAAGACGGGCAAATTACCGAGCCTTATTCTATCTCGGCCGGACTCGACTATCCGGGAGTAGGCCCGATGCATTCGCACCTTTACACTTCAGGCAGGGGAGAATTTTACTCAGCTACGGACGATGAAGCTATGGTAGCCGGACTGGAACTGGCACAACTCGAAGGTATTATACCGGCAATAGAATCGGCCCATGCACTGGCAATTTTTGAACATAAAAAATTTAAAAAAGATGATGTAGTGGTTATAAGCTTGTCAGGCCGTGGAGATAAAGATCTGGATACATATATAAAATATTTTAAGTTGTAA
- the trpC gene encoding indole-3-glycerol phosphate synthase TrpC, with the protein MNILDKIVAAKQKEVALKKSLIPVSQLEASVLFTRDTISLARKLTQSTTGIIAEHKRRSPSKSVINQKLSVHEVALGYEKAGACGMSVLTDGKYFGGSLDDLLLARASVNMPLLRKEFIIDEYQIIEARAYGADVILLIAAILNKNQIKELTQTAKKLRLDVLLEVHNEEELHKSIMPGIDMLGVNNRNLKTFEVSLETSKSLSKLIPEEFVKVSESGISNIEAIKQLQQYGYKGFLIGENFMKTGNPGESATEFIKRLR; encoded by the coding sequence ATGAACATTTTAGACAAAATAGTAGCAGCCAAACAAAAGGAAGTAGCTCTTAAAAAAAGTTTAATCCCCGTTTCTCAATTGGAAGCTTCAGTTTTATTTACAAGAGACACTATTTCACTAGCCCGCAAATTAACACAAAGTACCACCGGTATCATTGCCGAACATAAAAGGCGCTCCCCTTCAAAATCAGTAATCAATCAAAAACTAAGTGTTCACGAAGTTGCTCTTGGCTACGAAAAAGCCGGAGCCTGCGGAATGTCCGTGTTAACAGACGGCAAATATTTTGGCGGATCATTAGACGATTTACTGCTTGCAAGAGCATCTGTAAACATGCCGTTACTGCGAAAAGAATTTATAATTGACGAATATCAGATTATAGAAGCCAGGGCATACGGTGCCGATGTTATTTTGCTGATTGCAGCCATATTAAACAAAAATCAAATTAAAGAACTTACTCAAACAGCCAAAAAATTAAGATTGGACGTACTGCTGGAAGTACACAATGAAGAAGAATTACATAAATCTATCATGCCCGGTATAGATATGCTCGGGGTAAATAACCGAAACCTTAAAACATTCGAAGTAAGTTTAGAAACATCAAAAAGTTTATCCAAACTAATACCTGAAGAATTTGTAAAAGTTTCCGAAAGCGGTATCAGTAATATAGAAGCCATAAAACAATTACAGCAATACGGATACAAAGGATTTTTAATAGGAGAAAATTTTATGAAAACCGGTAACCCGGGAGAAAGCGCAACAGAATTTATAAAAAGATTAAGATAA
- a CDS encoding MarR family winged helix-turn-helix transcriptional regulator has protein sequence MKIEDIIKTTSQIAVEKKAIISLVYTANIISDKLSEVLKVYDISIQQYNVLRILRGQKGKPANLSTIQERMINKMSNTTRLVDKLILKDLVTRNICELNRRKVEIFITENGLKLLNILDPLVDKTEKEIVKNLSADELNTVNDLLEKIRD, from the coding sequence ATGAAGATTGAAGATATCATAAAAACCACTTCTCAAATTGCTGTTGAAAAAAAAGCAATTATAAGTTTGGTATACACTGCCAATATTATATCCGATAAATTGTCGGAAGTTTTAAAGGTTTATGATATTTCTATCCAACAATATAATGTATTAAGGATTTTAAGAGGCCAAAAAGGTAAACCCGCAAACCTCAGCACCATTCAGGAACGTATGATAAACAAAATGAGTAATACTACCCGTCTGGTAGACAAGTTGATACTAAAAGATTTAGTTACACGCAATATTTGTGAATTAAACAGGCGTAAAGTAGAAATTTTTATAACTGAAAATGGGTTGAAGCTTCTTAATATTTTAGATCCTTTGGTAGATAAAACTGAAAAAGAAATTGTAAAAAACCTTTCGGCTGATGAGTTGAATACGGTTAACGATTTACTGGAAAAAATTAGAGATTAA
- a CDS encoding TlpA disulfide reductase family protein, protein MKLSIKYSVVSVFFVFLLSCKKSDNKSEKAVTGSIENTSENVDDNLRNSIESFNFEGFSKYLNKEDNKTYVINFWATWCKPCVAELPFFEEINKNYKEKNVEVILVSLDFPKKIEKSLIPFLEKNKIKSKVVLLDDPKQNDWIPKIDNEWSGAIPATLIYNREQREFYEKSFTYDELEKQLNKFLN, encoded by the coding sequence ATGAAATTAAGTATTAAATATTCGGTTGTTTCAGTATTTTTTGTATTTTTATTAAGCTGCAAAAAGTCTGATAATAAAAGTGAAAAAGCAGTGACAGGAAGTATTGAAAATACTTCTGAAAATGTTGATGATAATCTCCGGAATTCTATTGAATCTTTTAATTTTGAGGGTTTCAGTAAATATTTGAACAAAGAAGATAATAAAACATACGTAATTAATTTTTGGGCGACCTGGTGTAAACCGTGTGTGGCCGAACTTCCTTTTTTTGAGGAAATAAACAAAAATTATAAAGAAAAGAACGTAGAAGTTATTTTGGTTAGTTTGGACTTCCCTAAAAAGATAGAGAAAAGCCTTATTCCTTTTCTAGAGAAGAACAAGATAAAGTCTAAAGTGGTTTTGTTGGACGATCCTAAGCAAAATGACTGGATACCTAAAATTGATAATGAATGGTCAGGAGCAATTCCTGCAACACTAATTTATAACAGGGAACAAAGGGAGTTTTATGAAAAATCCTTTACTTATGATGAATTAGAGAAACAACTAAATAAATTTTTAAATTGA
- a CDS encoding alpha/beta hydrolase yields the protein MKKRPFLLALFIVILTSSFGQNKIEIGEKKQLFSKVLNEEREYWVYLPEHYTDNNFPDQNYPVIYLLDAEKHFHTATGIIKHLANEYYPQMPECIVIGIKNTNRSRDLTPTNVPEFNTHTGGYDKFVSFIEQELIPEISKKYRTLNYKILIGHSFGGLFTMSALYKSTSLFNSYVAIDPSLWWDEEWLVRQSDSVFKHKNFKHRKLFLAGANSHGMHKNPGKQLEAHSKAQKDFLNKTHAHHPKKLRFHNKFYKNEDHGSVILPSLADAFKYIFSGIRLNANEVVKNPGIIEKNYSKLSENLNFEFIPQSFYINNLADLAIKTGQEENARKLHELNIKNYPNNTFLKKQFK from the coding sequence ATGAAAAAAAGGCCATTTTTATTAGCACTATTTATCGTTATCTTAACTTCATCATTTGGTCAAAATAAAATTGAAATTGGTGAAAAAAAACAGTTATTCTCAAAAGTTTTAAATGAAGAAAGAGAATATTGGGTTTACCTTCCTGAACATTATACAGATAATAATTTTCCCGATCAAAATTATCCTGTAATTTACTTGCTGGATGCAGAAAAACATTTCCATACTGCTACTGGAATTATAAAACATCTTGCCAACGAATACTATCCGCAAATGCCGGAATGTATTGTAATAGGTATAAAAAACACAAACAGGTCACGGGATTTAACCCCTACGAATGTCCCTGAATTTAATACCCACACCGGGGGATATGATAAATTTGTATCATTTATCGAACAGGAACTCATTCCTGAAATTTCAAAAAAATATCGTACACTTAACTACAAAATCCTTATAGGACATTCATTTGGCGGCCTATTTACAATGAGCGCCCTTTATAAAAGTACTTCTTTATTTAATTCATATGTAGCTATTGACCCCAGTTTATGGTGGGATGAAGAATGGCTGGTAAGACAATCTGACAGCGTTTTTAAGCATAAAAATTTCAAACACAGAAAACTGTTTTTGGCGGGGGCTAATTCACACGGTATGCATAAAAACCCCGGTAAGCAACTTGAAGCTCACTCCAAAGCACAAAAAGACTTTTTAAACAAAACGCATGCCCATCACCCAAAAAAATTAAGATTTCATAATAAATTCTATAAAAATGAAGATCATGGCAGTGTAATTTTGCCTTCCTTAGCTGATGCTTTTAAATATATTTTTTCCGGTATAAGGCTTAACGCAAATGAAGTTGTTAAAAACCCGGGTATAATAGAAAAAAATTATTCGAAATTATCTGAAAACCTGAATTTTGAATTCATCCCCCAAAGTTTTTATATTAATAATCTGGCAGACTTAGCTATTAAAACAGGACAAGAAGAAAACGCCCGAAAACTTCATGAGTTAAATATAAAAAATTATCCGAATAATACTTTCTTAAAAAAGCAGTTCAAATAA
- a CDS encoding thioredoxin family protein has translation MKVFKLLLLIIFAGTVTAFTILKHNYSEGYKIGDYATDFKLKNIDGKMVSLSDYKDVKGFLVIFTCNHCPYAVAYEDRIIALDAKYKPLGVPVIAINPNNPSAQPQDSYENMKIRAKEKGFTFPYLLDDGQKIYPQYGASRTPHVFLLEKTSKGNMVKYIGAIDDNYQNADEVETKYVEDAVNAMLKGEPIQIETTKAIGCSIKV, from the coding sequence ATGAAAGTTTTTAAATTATTATTGCTTATAATTTTTGCAGGAACTGTTACAGCATTTACCATACTTAAACATAACTATAGTGAAGGATATAAGATAGGGGATTATGCTACTGACTTTAAGTTAAAGAATATTGACGGAAAAATGGTTTCGTTATCCGATTATAAGGATGTAAAAGGATTTTTGGTTATTTTTACCTGTAATCATTGCCCTTATGCAGTTGCTTATGAAGACCGGATAATTGCTTTAGATGCCAAATATAAGCCTCTGGGAGTACCAGTAATTGCAATTAATCCTAATAACCCTTCTGCACAACCACAGGACAGTTATGAGAATATGAAAATACGGGCTAAGGAAAAAGGATTTACTTTTCCTTATTTGCTGGATGACGGACAAAAAATATATCCTCAGTACGGGGCATCAAGAACACCGCACGTATTTCTTTTGGAGAAAACTTCCAAAGGTAATATGGTAAAATATATAGGGGCTATTGATGATAATTATCAAAATGCCGATGAGGTTGAGACAAAATATGTTGAAGATGCTGTAAACGCTATGTTAAAAGGAGAGCCTATACAGATAGAAACAACAAAAGCAATAGGATGTTCAATTAAAGTGTAA
- a CDS encoding anthranilate synthase component I family protein: MKKYKLTTHYKQILADTITPVSVYLKIRDRYPNSILLESSDYHANDNSFSYICFNPVASIKIENESMTKKYPDGNIENKIITKEVNIPDEIEKFAHQFETHKNGFKFINNGLFGYIAYDAVRYFEDIHISKKEITLNIPDVFYAVYQNIIAINHFKNEAYIFAHCYNSENNIDEIEQLLQSKNFATYNFSRTEKPTSNLKDEDYKHHVELAKKHCHRGDVFQLVLSRRFSQKFKGDEFNVYRALRSINPSPYLFYFDYGNFKIFGSSPEAQLIVKNNKAEIHPIAGTFKRTGNDEKDAELAKKLTEDHKENSEHVMLVDLARNDLSRNGNQVNVETYREVQFFSHVIHLVSKVTGQKKPEIPTMQVVADTFPAGTLSGAPKHMAMQLIEKYETINRDFYGGAIGFMDFEGNFNHAIMIRTFLSKNHELHYQAGAGLVSESNPEHELQETYNKLGALNKALEIAEGI, from the coding sequence ATGAAAAAATATAAATTAACAACCCATTACAAACAAATACTTGCCGATACCATCACGCCCGTAAGTGTTTATCTTAAAATAAGAGACCGTTACCCCAACAGCATATTACTGGAAAGTAGCGATTATCATGCTAATGACAACAGTTTTTCATACATCTGCTTTAATCCGGTTGCTTCAATCAAAATTGAAAATGAAAGCATGACAAAAAAATATCCCGATGGTAACATAGAAAATAAAATCATTACCAAAGAAGTAAACATACCGGATGAGATTGAAAAATTTGCTCATCAGTTTGAAACCCATAAAAATGGTTTCAAGTTTATAAACAATGGCCTCTTTGGCTACATAGCATATGATGCTGTACGGTATTTTGAAGACATACACATTTCAAAAAAAGAAATAACCTTGAACATCCCCGATGTGTTTTATGCTGTTTATCAAAACATCATTGCTATAAACCATTTTAAAAATGAAGCTTATATTTTTGCACATTGTTATAATTCTGAAAATAATATTGACGAAATTGAACAACTACTCCAATCCAAAAACTTTGCAACCTATAATTTTTCAAGAACAGAAAAACCAACATCCAATTTAAAAGATGAAGATTACAAACACCATGTAGAACTGGCTAAAAAGCACTGTCACCGGGGAGATGTTTTTCAACTGGTATTAAGCAGAAGGTTTTCACAGAAATTCAAAGGCGATGAATTTAATGTCTACCGGGCACTTCGAAGCATTAACCCATCCCCTTACCTTTTCTATTTTGATTATGGAAACTTTAAAATCTTTGGCAGTTCACCGGAGGCTCAACTCATTGTAAAAAACAACAAAGCCGAAATACATCCCATAGCAGGAACATTCAAACGTACCGGTAATGACGAAAAAGATGCTGAACTTGCAAAAAAATTAACCGAAGACCATAAGGAAAACAGCGAACACGTAATGCTTGTGGATCTGGCCCGAAATGACCTCAGCCGAAACGGAAATCAGGTAAACGTAGAAACCTATCGCGAAGTACAGTTTTTTTCACATGTCATCCATCTCGTATCAAAAGTCACAGGCCAAAAAAAACCGGAAATCCCTACCATGCAGGTAGTAGCCGACACTTTTCCGGCCGGAACACTTAGCGGCGCACCAAAACATATGGCTATGCAGCTTATAGAAAAATATGAAACCATTAACAGAGATTTTTATGGAGGAGCAATAGGCTTTATGGACTTTGAAGGTAATTTTAATCATGCCATAATGATACGCACCTTTTTAAGCAAAAACCACGAACTGCACTACCAGGCAGGGGCAGGATTAGTATCAGAATCTAATCCGGAGCACGAATTACAGGAAACATATAACAAACTAGGAGCTTTAAATAAAGCTCTGGAAATAGCCGAAGGGATCTAA
- a CDS encoding rhodanese-like domain-containing protein, which translates to MNLSQEEWTEKLQADENAVILDVRTEEEVEYGYIPGAINIDIRLGQEFVEEVGKLDKSKNYYVYCRSGARSASACSIMNQLGIENAYNLMGGILEWEGDIIE; encoded by the coding sequence ATGAATTTATCACAAGAAGAATGGACCGAGAAATTGCAGGCTGATGAGAATGCAGTTATTTTGGACGTACGTACAGAAGAAGAAGTGGAATACGGTTATATTCCCGGAGCTATTAATATTGATATAAGATTGGGTCAGGAATTTGTTGAGGAGGTTGGAAAGCTCGACAAGTCAAAAAATTATTATGTTTATTGCCGGTCCGGGGCAAGAAGTGCTTCGGCATGTTCTATTATGAATCAACTTGGTATTGAAAATGCTTATAACCTGATGGGTGGCATCCTTGAGTGGGAAGGAGATATAATAGAGTAA
- a CDS encoding phosphoribosylanthranilate isomerase encodes MKLKICGMKYHDNINEVAALHPDYLGFIFYDKSPRFFTGEIPHLPKNIKKVGVFVDAPLNYIIEKVEKHKLDAVQLHGKESPEFCEQLKRPGRSQKIEIIKVFSIKDEFDFKTLEPYEEFTDYFLFDTKGKNPGGNGYTFNWKVLENYPSKKPFFLSGGIGTDETEAVLSFLKKLESRLCYAIDVNSKFETGPGLKNIEKLKKFINHINIYSKH; translated from the coding sequence ATGAAACTAAAAATCTGCGGAATGAAATACCACGATAATATCAACGAGGTTGCAGCACTGCACCCCGATTATCTTGGCTTTATTTTTTATGATAAATCGCCCCGTTTTTTTACAGGAGAAATTCCGCATTTACCAAAAAACATCAAAAAAGTCGGAGTATTTGTCGATGCCCCACTAAATTATATAATTGAAAAGGTTGAAAAACATAAATTAGATGCAGTTCAATTACACGGAAAAGAATCACCTGAATTTTGTGAACAATTAAAAAGACCTGGCAGGTCTCAGAAAATAGAAATCATCAAAGTCTTTTCCATCAAAGATGAATTTGATTTTAAAACACTCGAACCCTATGAAGAATTTACAGACTATTTCCTGTTTGATACCAAAGGAAAAAATCCCGGCGGAAACGGCTATACTTTCAATTGGAAAGTTTTAGAAAACTATCCTTCAAAAAAGCCTTTCTTTTTAAGCGGAGGAATCGGTACGGACGAAACAGAAGCTGTTTTGTCTTTCCTTAAAAAACTTGAATCCAGGCTGTGCTATGCCATCGATGTAAACAGCAAATTTGAAACAGGACCCGGATTAAAAAATATTGAAAAATTAAAAAAATTTATAAATCATATTAATATCTATTCAAAGCATTGA
- a CDS encoding NAD(P)H-dependent oxidoreductase, producing the protein MSNLIENLKWRYATKKFDSSKSISENDLETLKEAIRLSASSYGLQLYEVLIIKNKEVRDKLLPAAYNQSQITDASCLFLFCSRNDVVEKDIDNYFNNLTETRGITLEDVKGYSDYMKGAVLGLPVEAKQTWTAKQCYIALGNLLAAAAELKIDACPMEGFDSSEFNKILNLTEKGLNATVLAAVGYRSEEDQTRHYAKVRKSKKELFTTI; encoded by the coding sequence ATGAGTAATTTAATAGAAAACCTGAAATGGCGATATGCTACTAAAAAGTTTGATTCTTCAAAAAGCATATCCGAAAACGATCTTGAAACTTTAAAAGAAGCTATCCGGTTATCAGCTTCATCCTATGGTTTGCAACTATATGAAGTTTTAATAATTAAAAACAAAGAAGTAAGAGACAAACTTCTGCCGGCTGCTTATAACCAGTCACAAATAACCGATGCTTCCTGCCTGTTTTTATTTTGCAGCAGAAACGATGTAGTTGAAAAAGACATTGACAACTATTTTAATAACCTGACCGAAACCAGAGGCATAACCCTGGAAGATGTTAAAGGATACTCCGACTACATGAAAGGGGCTGTGCTTGGGCTTCCTGTAGAAGCTAAACAAACCTGGACGGCCAAACAATGTTACATAGCATTAGGAAATCTTTTGGCTGCCGCAGCAGAATTAAAAATTGATGCCTGCCCGATGGAAGGTTTTGACAGCAGTGAATTTAATAAAATACTAAACCTTACTGAAAAAGGTTTAAATGCTACTGTTCTTGCCGCCGTAGGTTACCGAAGTGAAGAAGATCAAACCCGGCACTATGCCAAAGTCAGAAAATCAAAGAAAGAATTATTTACCACAATTTAA